The sequence TGCTTCAAGTTTTTGATAGTAGAAATGACAGTGTCTTGGTCAATATAATATTTGCACCCAAAAAATTAGAGCAAGTCAATAATTTAAATAgatatctttttatttcttttttcttttaagttgaaaaaattctatatgtatcaacaaatttaatgaaaaaatcatCGAACTGAAAATTGACTTTATAGGTGAAacaccaaaaattaaataatttagttatactaatataaagaaaataactttaaatactATATTTAGTTAAATGATCATCTAAGATATTCTCGTCACAATTTTGGATGTCACCGTACTCTTTGACAAATAAGTCCAATATTTATCCATAGACTTTTATTTTGCTTTAAAATGACCAGTCGTTatactctttttttaattaatttattgaagtaaaaaagaaaaaggacatGCAGCTAGCTTTTGGCTAACGTAATTGACAATATTTTTCACACAGTCAAAACGCCATTTTCCTCCTATTTTCCCTGGTAGGTTATAGGCAAAAGCTTTAACTCTGTATTACAGCTAGTTAATTACAGGTTTTTAATTAACACAACTTTGAccacaagaaaacaaatacaactCAATTAAGTTTTTACACTGTCCTTGTCCATAATGTACAATATAACGCTGCTTAATTAAACCTAGCTAGTGTAGAGTAGTTTCTATgccttcaaattttttttttagtcaaCTAGTTTagtttgattaatataaatactATAGAATACTCTATATAATAGCTATATTTGGTCAAAGTTACACCCTGTACCATGCAATCTGGTAGATAAAATCTTGgtcttttaataaatatattatggtTACCATCTAATCTATATCATTTTTCGAAATTGAATGATTTATCCGAAACTCTTTTATATTAGGAGAGTTTGCTCTATTATTATAGCTAATTGGTAATCTATCGTCAGATTAAGATAATTGAAGTTTAGGAATaaaaattgtgattaattaaAGAATGAATACGTGTCTATGGTTAGATGATTGATTATTGAGAgctctaaataaataataaaataatactagTATTGTACAATAAGTCATTTGAGACTGCATGCCTGCATTTTGTTAAAGTCTATACCAGCTGTATTAAATTTGAATGATTAATGAATTTGATCCTTGTCATACTATAGTCACATGGACTGCTCACTCATCtcttatgataaaaaaaaaaaaaaagatacttcTGCTCTTAAagtatcttctttcttttagaACATCTTATTTCAACATGTTGACCAAATGAAATTACTCTATTCgtatgttttaatttgtttgtatcGTTTTGAATTGATATActgattgaaaaaataaaaatgatgattaaattaaaaattaataatatttagattttatagttttaaatcTTCgatatgaaaagttaaaattaatcataaaatgataataatatttttttagagaccagataaaaaaagagaaattaaaaatgaaacaatATATTAAATACATAAAACAACATCCTTAGCTCAGGGTAGAGGATTCGATCGACTTTGATAAgactcttttttatttaaatttgaaagttcAATCACAAAGAGTGTTGATGAATGATGAAATCTCTAAAactaaataaagttattttttatttaatattttttcaagaaaaatatcacACGAAGTATAATTGAATCCGTTCAGTCTACTAGTGCTAAGGATACAACATTTCACATTTCCATATATGATTTGGAAGTATCGAACAATTACATATTATATACAAGAAATTCAATTATGAGACATGATAATTTTCACTTTTTCGTAGATTAAACAACAATTTTATTACTTCCTCCGTTTCATAAAGAATAGTTTAATTTAACTTGACTcggagtttaaaaaaataaagaagacttttgatcatgtagtcctaaattaaagttatgtcaaatgtacaaaattgtattttaatcttgtggtcttaaacatgccacgtgaaaagttgctataaaaaaaagaaagaaagaggtcattcttttttaaatagactaaaaaggaaaggaggtcATTcgttttaaacggagggagtatatatTTTGTGACGGAGCTAGATTTCCCACAGTTTAAACAACAACCCCACCATACATGATAATACGTAGGATTTTacattgatttgatttttgaattttgattcaatttttcatCAACACTACTTCCTTCACCCTTAATTCTTAAACCAAACGTTTAGGAGTTTGATCTTTAAGGAAGGAAAAACTCATGGTAcgaaatgtttttttctttaataaggCTTATGCAGCATGAATTTGGATTAGTAAAGTCAACGAATACACAACAACAAATAGCTATACAAAAATAAGTAATATATGCCAAACGTCAATTTTAcgtgattaattatttgattaactTTGGAAATAAAGGTAAGAGCTAGTGACGTGAGTCTATATTTAATACTAGTAATCAATTTTTCACGTAAAGGACCTAAAATGTGGAAAGATCACACTGGATTCAGACTAATGACTAATAAGCAATCTTTCTTATTCGTCTCACGTCACTTGTCTTAATTtaatcacataataatcaaaTCGATCCCTTGAACCAAACCACTGTctgattaaaaaatttaattgctGGCTGCAGGCCATGTATAGCTACTATAGTAATATAGaaatagaaaatatgaaaataattgtcATGTAACACAATGGAAAATTTGACACGAGAATGTCAACATTAAAGTCCCCTCAAGATTTTGTACGTGAAAAGGTTTGGTTTAAGCTATAAAAGTCTATGATCTTAGCCtttaagtaaataattaataagtaCTACTAGTTATAATTGAGATAGGTCAAACCTTACGATATATAAAGTCATGTGTATGAATGATAATTACATGTACAATTTACTTATACTAAATAATTGTAATCTAAAGAGTGGTAGAAGTTCCGATTTAGTTCAAGTTGATCTGCTAAAAGATCAATCATATATTTTCTATTCCTAATTATTTGTCCATCTTTAGTTGACatacatattaagaaaataataattgtcttagtacatttatcattttatccctgttaattatgaaattgatgaattaaaaatttaagtttttcaaaaagttctacttttttcaaagtaattaattgagagCAGGAGGGGGTGCACGTGAACCCGCTAacttccaaaaaaataatatgtatatatgtatatctattttgaaaaactGATAGAAATTCGAATTTAGTCAATAGTACACCCATAAAATACATAGAAGTGTCCTTGTGCAATTGGTAAAAGCTAGAGATCTAGACCAAGATTTGaaccaaaattttcaaatcttgaGTTCGCCTAGAATTGAGAGTATAATACTCTCTCTGTttctatttagttgtccactttaaaAGTGGCACACATATTAAGGCACCAATTATTATCATAAGTTGGTTACAATTTTATCCGATTATGCAACTCCccaaatataataaatgtattttctgaTTTCAAAAGGCATGCTTTactagaaattttctagaattaaataaggacatactaagaaaaaaattgttgttatttcttgatttgttaaaatagataagtaaatagggacacatataaaagaaaatatggacaAATAAATAGAGACAAAGAGagtaataaataacaaaaaaattgtttttttaaaaattttaaattaaaactacAAAAGAATCACTATTTGCTTGGCAATTGTAATATCGAGTTTTCGCAGTAATTGTTTGATACACGAGATAAACGTAAGTCAGACTAATCGTGTGGTTATACCAATTTTAAAGTGTGAAAagtaacatttaacaacttcgtATCACTGTTGTACAAAACTAAATTAACGGtttgtgaaaaaatatttctttttccaagttagtcaaatattttaaaaaatatttcctctaaaagattgagtttttaaaaaatgaataaaataatatcgaATCAAATcagtagaaaaaaaaaaggtttctcAAATGGCATAACACATTAATTGCTTTCTCTCTGCCCTCCAACTTATCACATCTTCACCCCAAACCCATAGCCCATATCACCCAACCCCTATCCTTCTTCGAGCcttttgatatatattgctCTAGATCAGATATATCAGACATGAAATTTATTTACGTATTGTTACTGAGTCGTCAAACTTATTCACCAAACCCTCATCTTATTTGTCTAACAAATgattttagaataatatttttttacttatgtattaaacacaagtaaataaattaaaaactcagttactattaatttttttttaaaaaaacaacaatttacCCTAATATTGGATTTCTTATCGTCTTAGGTACTGGTCAAATCAACCCTTAATAAGATGAGGTAAGATGGTTGAATTGCGATGgagttttttaaatatttcaataccATATCCAACCTAAAGTCACGCAAATATGTTTAATTTGGTCAAAACTATAAAGTAGAAGTAAAAGCAACAAATTCAGCACACGCAATTTggatgaaaaaaagaagaagctaaATATAGACAAATGACACCACCTCATTAATTGTCCTTACAAATTACATGCTCCTACACCTTTTGAAATAGCTATAGTATTCGAGTCAATTTTTCACTCATATTATTTCATCAGATATTTATTATCTAGTCGATATCAATACaagtatatgattattttttctaccaaaactatgaaaataatataattaccCAACATCTTTTGTCTCTATATGTTAAATTGTTTACCATGCTAGTTTATTTGTTCCTACCTACCTTGTTCAACATTGTATACTAGTTGTACTATTTTACTTTCCATAAACCCAATGGTGTTTAAATTTGAGACCTAATTTTTCttaagaaagttcttttcaAATATGCATGTATCTTGTTTTCCTCTTTTCTCAACTTCCCAAGTGGAAAAAGTCACATAAAAGAAGCTGGGGTTGTGTGATTAATGTCTCCTTTTTGGCTTCAACTATGGCAGCTTTCCCTAAAATTAGactaaaaaatttacaaaaaaacgTTTAGAAAAAGCCTAGATTCATGTGCAAACTTCCAAGAGTAATTAATACACAAAACCTAACAGTTGGCATCAATCTTTTCTTGATTCTTCAgattttaacaattaattattGACTTAAACAATTCCGCATAATGACATTCCATGCATGACTAAATAATCACTACAACCTGATTTTTATGGCAAACAATAACCTTAACTGCATATATTCAAAATGCATACCTTATGTACAGCCTAATTTACAAACTTCCCATTCAAAATTATGTGatatcaaccaaaaaaaaaaaggaactttATTAATGTTGATTTATCAAGAGATTACCTAcaaaccacaaaaaaaattggtaccacttgacatttattttttgtggTCCTAAAGTATAAGGCATTTTAATAGATTTCAGATTCTTTCTCATTCTTTACCTACTTTCTTTCAAGTTGTTTTGCTTTAATTAATGGTATTATCTAACCAACTGCTACTGAGCATAACATGTACACAAGAATTAAGCTccgattttataaatttatgtttaaatatttgttcGGACATGAAATTTGAACCAGTTTTGGGACTTCCACACACggaactttaaattttaaaaatcaacatcgaaactcaaattttcaagtttcaatttcGAAAAATCTACCTATGGACTCctcatattattatactaaCACATCCATTCATCTGATTTTAACGTCTGAATTCAACactgaaatttaaaaataacaagagaACTGATGAAGTTGTTAATCATATACtaaaaaatatgtatacatACGTTAAAAGTAACTAAAGAAATAAGTTCAAGATTTGGGCATGTTCATAGTAGAGTTAATAAAAACACAACccaattacataattaaatcctaaattaaaataacttaattaacaaAAGTTGATAATCCTACCAGAAACAAGAAGATGACCATCCAGTAGTACTAGTATTATAGtaagttgaattttgaattcGACGAAAAAACCTTCGTCTTCTATACCCAAATATACCATATTTGAGCCTCAACCAAAccaatttcttgatttttcttgcTGATCTAAGCTTTACCCATATCACCCTTTTGACTCTAAAGAAAGATTTCTTAATCCTTTCACTCACACTCTTCTTCCTGCTGAATTGATAGCTTCTCAAGAAAAGCTGTCTTTTTTCTATATCTGTGTACCCTGTTTCTGTTCTGAACATGTTCACTGCCCCATAAGACATGTGTTTTACAGCCATATTATGAtccatacatatacatatatatatatataggctgagagagaaagagaaattgtGTAGTGGGGAGGAAGAAATAAGGGTAATGGTGATATATAATGGTCGTGAATTTAGGGAAGAGAGGGGTTGGTTACAGTCTGAatgctctgtttttttttttttaattttaggtcATGCTCTGTTCTGCAATCTATTAATGTTTGCTTTAAGGACCATAACGCCGTCGTAATGATGTGCTTCATTTTATAGCAACtccacatttttttcttattttttactttttccatGCTTctttgacctttttttttataaaaaaactttttatacctttatttttttaaaaaaaaaaagttatcggTGAAAAATAGAATTTCTAATCTTGtcctaatttttatttcagGCATGTATTAATTGACCTATTTTAGATGTTTTTAAcctaaaataacttttaatttactttgaaatatttgtaaaaaatagaaagtgtttttaactatttattttaaagctaatttaacaaaaatatatgaaaacttataagttaaatttttatttttcttggttTAAATAAGTTGAATTTTTTGTGTTATATAACTTATAGCTTAAAAAGCTTTAAATTATAAGTTCAGTCAAACAATCATGGTCtatttcaaatgaattttttttttaactttttaattctAATATTTTACCTGTCACcataaataaaagaacatttttgacatattcaacatatatttagttttataatcattagatttataaatcttattcaattttatcagacaaataaattaaaatataaaaagtaattttattcatcaaaatttagatagacaaaatatcttttgatttttttccacTAAAATTTGAACACTAATTTTACTAAAATCAACCTTTAAACTATTGAGTGCGTAAACAAAGTCTATCACTTATAGccataataaaaaagaagagagaaaatgcTAATATGGAATAGTTGATTACTCTTGATAAGAGGGATAGCTAAATTTACTACTCTTTGTATTAAGTcacttcaattttatttttttttgcatatatttttttatattttaaattcattttaaatcgTTATTCTTAATATGTGTGGTCTTTCGAGAAAATTATGCTTATCAGTTATCgcattaaaaaaatgtattcaaaTTTTAGCTATCAGAATCAACACTTTGCGTGCTCTattaagagaaaattgtatCAAATTAATATCCTTTTTAACTTTTTGCATACTGTTTTTAAGGAGGTCACGTGCCAATTGAGGGTATTGTGGGAAATTAAAAGAAGTTTGAGAGAGAAAATCACGtgaccctttttttttttttttaaatgtgtttgCATGTTAGGCAAATTTAAACAGTTAGGATCTGTTTTTTTTCTATTCGAGACGTGGCATAACTCACTCACGAGTCACGTCAGTTACTTTTGACttactttattttgtattttttggaaaataaatattactatataaaattttgagaatatattttcctttgttttgatttattgcaaGAGTAATGAAAGCATGATATAGGATATTCTCCCATttaattttcatcatttaattcaAGCATGCATTTTGAGAATGGCACACGatattttttatactatttatattttgttacacAAAGTCTTCCTAATTAAGTcgctattttattttatttatttacttgaaTTAATACTTGCTCTTTCACTTTTCAgaataaatttatgattaaaaaaatataatagttatTTGAAAATTCACTTATATTGAAAATTCACTTAACGTGCGGAATAAACTCAAAATGTGTTTTACCTAAGTCATGAATTGTAAATTATATGGTCATAGAGGTTTAGGTAATCCAATTATTGTTAGGATAGACTAATCTTAAGGAACAAAATGGATTCCTTAAACCCATTGAATTCATATGTTTCttgcaaaacaaaaaataaaaaatttaagaaagagaGTTTGGATAAAGATAAAATTCAGATTTTATTAATTAGAATAGGTGTAACCAATCCCTTACATTTGTGTATGTCTTTCACTACAAGCGTTTACAGCAAaactaaattattatatttgttacATCAAAATCACATAAGTTTGTTTGGTCATTTAAAATTCATAGAATAAACTACTGTTATCACTTTAATAACCAAATGGTCACAATAGCCTGAATATGAGTCTTCAAATCTAAACATGAAGCAAGCAATTGAGCTAATTGTAAttaaaaactaataatattataatataagaatGTTGAGATCTCAAATAATTAAAAGGGAGCTGGTTTCCTTTAGGCGTGAATCATACGATTGTTTGCGATTAAAAAGTAGTAAAAAGAAGATATCTTGATTCATGCAttgattaatatgaattttaatattgCAAGAGACGACTAATTAATTGAACAATCACGAGTAGGGATAatcattattataatttgttCAACTAGTAGTTTTTCAATCTTTTGTTCAACCAAAAAGCAAGCTTATTTTCATGTACAACTGCATAAAATACTTCCATAGGCTGTTCTCCTGCTACAGTACTTCTATCTTCTATCTTACTTTTTTTTCCCCAAAGATAATGTATATACACAAATCCTTTGAATAATTGTTTGTTCgtcaattaataaattaaaaaaaaaagacagttTTGAGGTTCAATTAGCCTACTAAAAGTCGTGGCATGAAATTGTTGGTCagacaaaaaaggaaaatgctGTGTGTATCACAACATGAAGATACCAATCTTCTTCTTCCCACTTTGTTGTTCTTTCTTTTCCCACCATAAAAAGCAATATGCTTAATTCAATGTGAATGTATACATATAAGCCGTGTTTGgcacaaatattattaaaatacaaCATAAAAGAGGTGGCTACATTTCTGCAACCAAGTATATGGCCTGTGGTATATATTAGTTACGTCTATAGACATTATTCTGATATAACATAACATGTGTCTGGTTCTGATATTACCTAACAATATATTCTATACTATAATCCCATGATAACCTGCttttaatcaaaacaaataCTACTTAAATTTGGTGAGGTAAACATTTTAGTCGAATTGAATGGTTAGATCAATCACAATTCcacttctttattttattgagaatttatgaaaatatgatgAGCTTGTGTTAAATTTATCCAAGTGTAACACAACTGAGGTTTCTCTATTTACACTACATATGGAAATGGGAACACACAATCAAAAGTACAAGGTAGAAACTAGCTTTGCCTACATTTACAAACTAAAGTTACAACTGTGAGCTTCACGGCAACATACTCAGGTCACGTGTGACGCTGGCCATATCTAATTCCCAAACAAAATGAATCCACACATGGTTGAAAATTCAATAGCATCACCTTCACCCAGGATTGGCTGCAGGTACCTTAGATGGATAAGTTGAAATATCTATACGTCAATCAGTGATAAGTCATAGGGTGCTGAAACATTAGTTGATACATCCATAAGCAAAGAGTAGTTCAATGCCTCCGATTTTCCTGTTTGTTGGCCTGCAACAGGATTTTGAGGATTGTTGTTATTAGCAGATGGGGAGAGAGTAGATAATTGTACATCTTCCTGTTTGTTCCCATTATGTGCTTGTTTTTCCTAACAGTATCCATCTCTGGGCCAGTTAGGAGAAAAGTCCTTGCCCTGTACTTTGTTGCACCCCCTTCTTCAGCATCACCATGATTATAAAGAACATAATCGTGATAAGTAGGAGCAAACTGCACTCATGGaaacaaaaaatagaatttgTTACAACACATGTGGAGTACACATACAGCACAAGTGATAATGAGCAAGTGTCTGTCTTACCTGGTGAACTGTGTCATGGTAAAAGTTATTGAGCATAAGGACATGTCCAAGGCTAGCAGTAAAACCAACAGGAGGACCAATATTTGCGCCAGCGTATTCCTTGTATGGGAATGCATAAAAATGAGCAAAAGCTGCAATAAGCATCTCaatacaaattataaaattctGAAATTCAGCAGCTTCCTCGGTATCTTTGATAAGCTCCGACTTTGCAGCAAGAAACACCAGAACACCCTGGCAGAGGAAGttagaaagaaaaattataataccTAGTAACATCAATCTACACAGTTAATTGTAATAGATGCAACAAAAGCCAATCAATTCTGTGATTTCAGTAAAACTTCTGAAAGGAGAAAAAACTGAAGTGGGTCAGTCCCAAAAAGTAGTATCTTTGAGGGTGAAATGGAGATGGTAAGATCAAATAGTTTCCAAAAAGTGCAAATAATCAGTTTTCGGGTACATACTAAAAGAAAAGTGTGCCACGGAAAACAGGACAGCGGAAATAATATCATTATTGTTGTTGATATGGTAGTAAGTAACAACAGAATTAAGCTAATATGCCGGATTTGGTGAAACCAAAGAGTGTTCAGCAGTCAAAAACTGAATAATATTTTGCTTACTCAAAAGCAAAGTGAGAAAATAACATGTAACTGAGCAAATCTGGGGAGTTACCTGCCAATACGCAAGGAATACGACGGATTTTATGATGATGAACTTAGGAACTGGATTAAATGGACGGAGCAGATCTTTGCATGCCACGTAAAACAAAGACAATGCATAAAGTGACATTGAGTAAGATAtagtatatataattgtgaGGTAGAGGTATGACTGGCTTGGACTGAAATTTCCGTCCTCATATTTTCCTTCTACATATAGTATGATTGTAACGAGCACTAATATGGGCTTGAGAATCACAAACTGCAAACACCCCTGCTTGCACCTTCGGATAAAGCGCCTGCATTGCTTTAACATTATCAGAAAtacatttcaaataaataaacaagaGAATTAAAGTCCAGTCATGTAAATGAATCAACAACATCACAACATGGAGACCTACATAATTGAAATGTAAAACAAGGGGAAGATAGTTTGGTCATAGTTATCAAGGGAATCTCTAATTCAATTGAAATTTAAGGAgtcatctcaaattcaagagTAGAAATACAGTGCATTCAATCACAAAAACCAGAGAAACAAGTTTCTTACATAGACCCGTgagtaataaatatttttttttagaaatagttCACGCTGGAGAATTTTCAATGGAATAGCTCTtcattgactaaatagaagtggCTTCATGCATAAGCACAACTTACCCATCCAAAGGAAGCGGAGGAAAGCAGCAGGTCATCAGACACCAATTTGGCTATAGAATTCAGCTAAGAGACCTTCTCCCTCAAAAGTTTCATGAAATGGACACTTAGCAGGCATCCAGAGAAGTCTGGCTCACAAGGTCTGGATATTTAAGTCGATCTTCTGTTCGAGCAGATGACCTCTTCCAAGtcataattatttaacatatcaGCATCTTTCAACAAATCTTACGTTgttttgacaaatttgaagGCTTTCCCTTACATTCTTCAAGGTTTTAGGTTTAAGACTCATCAAGCTTCTTGATTTTTGTTGACTTCATATATCGGTAGCAGTCTACAAGTTGGGTAATTAACTTGACAGCTCAAATAAATCTTGGATGTATGAGTGCCATATCAGAAAATAGTGTGGATGAACAAAGCATAAAGTGAATGTCTTCTTCAGcttaaaaaagataaaacattGTGCAATCAATTCGATTTGGATTTTCAAATATCGTTCAGTATTTTTACAAAGGCTTTACAGCGCAAACAGCCATTATAAAAGTCAAGCAACTGGGCCTGAGGATGCATATCCATATTTCAAAGTATAATGCACCGTAGGCTCAACATTTGAGCATGTAGTCAAACTTAATAGTGACAACCAGTTGCATTCTACATACATAGGATTAAAAAAGTAGATTTTTTGACCCGTTGCACCTAAAGCACAAAGGTTTCAGTGATGAGAGTGGAAACCTTGAAGACCGTGGATCAAATTTTAGCAGACAAAAGATACAAGGTGATTTCTTCCGACCTGCCTAACCTTGCAAACGGAGTTACTTGGTACTTGTGAGAGGTAGCATATATCCAGTAGAATAGTTGAAAGTGTGTGTTTATGTAATTGAGTTTTTGACGTACAACAATCTTGTTTAACTCACAGAACTTTTAACTATTACTCATCTATGTGTGCTGCAAAGATTTAAAAAGTCAACACGTAGAAACTCGG comes from Solanum pennellii chromosome 1, SPENNV200 and encodes:
- the LOC107027402 gene encoding uncharacterized protein LOC107027402; translated protein: MDHNMAVKHMSYGAVNMFRTETGYTDIEKRQLFLRSYQFSRKKSVSERIKKSFFRVKRVIWVKLRSARKIKKLVWLRLKYGIFGYRRRRFFRRIQNSTYYNTSTTGWSSSCFW